Proteins co-encoded in one Juglans regia cultivar Chandler chromosome 16, Walnut 2.0, whole genome shotgun sequence genomic window:
- the LOC108989841 gene encoding protein COFACTOR ASSEMBLY OF COMPLEX C SUBUNIT B CCB4, chloroplastic — translation MEVGSLHFHCRPIPWSPELRRRTKPTLRRFLFFFRASSSSSNSRADYKGPKPRRDWVADLVSNNDDAVRSLPIYVGGASLLAVLLNRTVSGIAPVADASSSQSRADLLALGLAVTNILTGLVWLSIRPKPISVVSPEGVECQRIYSHLPDSVSSELLWVWESLSDVTCCRTLIVVYDSHCILQIGFAAKSSIGDGEPVAVDAVKLMQGSLYQNVIKSGAQSYLANLSLYPGKSELPFLPSNTQAVILQPLGEKGVAIIGGDTIRGFTTSDQAWITLIGEKLDATIAKHVKDLTLSAQE, via the exons ATGGAAGTAGGAAGTCTCCATTTCCATTGTCGTCCGATTCCATGGAGCCCCGAACTACGTCGTCGTACTAAGCCCACTTTGCGGcgcttcttattcttctttagggcttcttcttcctcttcaaattcACGGGCAGATTATAAAGGGCCAAAGCCAAGGAGGGATTGGGTCGCTGATTTGGTCTCTAACAACGACGACGCCGTCCGGAGCTTGCCGATTTACGTTGGAGGGGCGTCGCTGTTGGCTGTTCTCCTCAACCGCACCGTTTCGGGCATTGCTCCGGTTGCCGATGCCAGCAG TTCACAGTCAAGAGCTGATCTTTTGGCACTTGGATTGGCTGTCACCAATATTCTAACTGGTCTAGTATGGCTGTCAATCCGCCCAAAGCCTATATCTGTG GTAAGTCCTGAAGGGGTTGAATGTCAGAGAATATATTCTCATCTCCCTGATTCTGTATCTTCTGAATTATTGTG GGTGTGGGAATCTCTGTCAGATGTGACATGCTGCAGGACTCTAATTGTTGTCTATGATAGCCATTGTATCCTTCAAATTGGTTTTGCAGCTAAATCTTCCATTGGTGATGGTGAGCCTGTGGCAGTGGACGCCGTTAAACTAATGCAGGGATCCCTCTATCAGAATGTTATAAAATCTGGAGCTC AGAGCTACTTGGCCAACCTATCTCTTTATCCTGGAAAGTCTGAGCTGCCATTTCTGCCTTCAAATACACAG GCAGTAATTCTGCAGCCACTTGGAGAGAAAGGAGTTGCAATAATTGGTGGTGACACCATTAGGGGTTTTACGACTTCTGATCAG GCATGGATTACTTTAATTGGAGAAAAGCTGGATGCTACGATTGCAAAGCATGTGAAAGACCTCACATTGTCGGCGCAAGAGTGA